One Streptomyces fagopyri DNA window includes the following coding sequences:
- a CDS encoding ABC transporter ATP-binding protein gives MLIRLLRTYLSPYKKPISLLVFLQFLQTCATLYLPTLNAHIIDNGVVKGDTGYILSFGALMIGISLVQVFCNIGAVYYGARTASAVGRDIRAAVFDRVQSFSAREVGHFGAPSLITRTTNDVQQVQMLALMTFTLLVSAPIMCVGGIVLALGLDVPLSAILVAVVPLLGIGVTLIVRRLRPLFRTMQVRLDTVNRVLREQITGNRVIRAFVRDDYEKDRFRGANTELTKMSLATGRMLALMFPMVMTVVNLSSIAVVWFGAHRIASGGMQIGDLTAFLAYLMQIVMSVMMATFMFMMVPRAEVCAERIQEVLDTSSSVVPPTAPVLELRRHGHLEIRGAGFRYPGAEEPVLKSIDLVARPGEVTAVIGSTGSGKSTLLGLVPRLFDATDGQVLVDGEDVASVEPQLLARTVGLVPQKPYLFAGTVASNLRYGNPDATDEELWHALEVAQAKGFVEQLDNGLHSAIAQGGTNVSGGQRQRLAIARTLVQRPEIYLFDDSFSALDYATDAALRAALSEETAEATVVIVAQRVSTIRDADRIVVLDEGRVVGTGRHHELMADNETYREIVLSQLTEAEAA, from the coding sequence GTGCTCATACGACTGCTTCGGACCTACCTCAGTCCGTACAAGAAACCCATCTCCCTCCTGGTGTTCCTGCAGTTCCTGCAGACCTGCGCCACCCTCTACCTGCCGACCCTGAACGCGCACATCATCGACAACGGCGTGGTCAAGGGGGACACGGGATACATCCTGTCCTTCGGTGCCCTGATGATCGGGATCTCGCTGGTCCAGGTCTTCTGCAACATCGGAGCCGTCTACTACGGCGCCCGGACGGCGTCGGCCGTCGGCCGGGACATCCGCGCGGCCGTCTTCGACCGGGTGCAGTCGTTCTCGGCGCGCGAGGTCGGCCATTTCGGTGCCCCGTCACTGATCACCCGCACCACGAACGACGTGCAGCAGGTGCAGATGCTGGCGCTGATGACGTTCACCCTGCTGGTGTCGGCTCCGATCATGTGTGTGGGCGGCATCGTGCTCGCCCTCGGCCTGGACGTGCCGCTGTCGGCGATCCTGGTCGCCGTCGTACCCCTGCTCGGCATCGGCGTGACGCTGATCGTGCGCAGGCTGCGCCCGCTGTTCCGGACCATGCAGGTGCGCCTGGACACCGTGAACCGCGTGCTGCGCGAGCAGATCACCGGCAACCGTGTCATCCGCGCCTTCGTCCGGGACGACTACGAGAAGGACCGCTTCCGGGGCGCCAACACCGAGTTGACCAAGATGTCCCTGGCCACCGGCCGGATGCTCGCCCTGATGTTCCCGATGGTCATGACCGTCGTGAACCTCTCGTCGATCGCCGTGGTCTGGTTCGGTGCCCACCGCATCGCCAGTGGCGGCATGCAGATCGGTGACCTCACCGCGTTCCTCGCCTATCTGATGCAGATCGTGATGTCCGTGATGATGGCCACCTTCATGTTCATGATGGTGCCGCGCGCGGAGGTCTGCGCCGAGCGCATCCAGGAGGTCCTGGACACCTCCTCCAGCGTCGTGCCGCCCACCGCGCCCGTCCTGGAACTGCGACGACACGGTCATCTGGAGATCCGCGGGGCCGGGTTCCGCTACCCGGGTGCCGAGGAGCCCGTGCTGAAGTCCATCGACCTGGTGGCGCGGCCGGGTGAGGTGACGGCCGTGATCGGGTCGACGGGCAGCGGCAAGTCGACGCTGCTGGGTCTGGTCCCCCGTCTGTTCGACGCCACCGACGGTCAGGTGCTGGTGGACGGCGAGGACGTGGCGTCCGTGGAACCGCAGTTGCTGGCCAGGACCGTCGGGCTCGTCCCCCAGAAGCCGTACCTGTTCGCCGGCACGGTGGCGAGCAACCTGCGCTACGGCAATCCGGACGCGACGGACGAGGAGCTGTGGCACGCGCTGGAGGTGGCACAGGCCAAGGGCTTCGTGGAACAGCTCGACAACGGTCTGCACTCGGCGATCGCGCAGGGCGGCACGAACGTGTCGGGCGGTCAGCGCCAGCGCCTCGCGATCGCGCGCACCCTCGTGCAGCGCCCGGAGATCTACCTCTTCGACGACTCCTTCTCGGCCCTCGACTACGCCACGGACGCGGCGCTTCGGGCCGCGCTGTCCGAGGAGACCGCCGAGGCGACCGTCGTGATCGTCGCCCAGCGGGTGTCGACCATCCGTGACGCCGACCGGATCGTGGTCCTCGACGAGGGCCGGGTCGTCGGCACCGGACGCCACCACGAACTGATGGCGGACAACGAGACCTACCGGGAGATCGTGCTCTCCCAGCTGACGGAAGCGGAGGCCGCCTGA
- a CDS encoding RNA polymerase sigma factor — translation MPESSERGRPARGGFPIPAVPPNDYGMDSGEAAAPIPDVPLPHASAATFLEVAPVQTQTLTQTDNPTDTEPGAVAALPPQSRAAHHPEAEPEEAPPEPDGPPPDAVDVETEAPEPVEPLRTRTADTGGPSSDLFRQYLREIGRIPLLTAAEEVELARRVEAGLFAEERLRLATDLDSQLALDLDKLVVMGRMAKRRLIEANLRLVVSVAKRYVGRGLTMLDLVQEGNLGLIRAVEKFDYARGYKFSTYATWWIRQAMSRALADQARTIRVPVHVVELINRVVRVQRRMLQERGYEPTPEEVAAHLDLPSERVSEVLRLAQEPVSLHAPVGEEDDVALGDLIEDGDAASPVESAAFLLLREHLEAVLSTLGERERKVVQLRYGLADGRPRTLEEIGRIFGVTRERIRQIESKTLNKLRDHAFADQLRGYLD, via the coding sequence GTGCCTGAGTCCTCGGAGCGCGGCCGACCCGCACGCGGCGGGTTCCCGATACCCGCCGTTCCGCCAAACGACTACGGGATGGACAGCGGCGAGGCCGCCGCCCCCATCCCCGACGTACCGCTGCCGCACGCCTCAGCAGCGACATTCCTGGAGGTCGCCCCCGTGCAGACCCAGACCCTCACGCAGACCGACAATCCCACGGACACGGAGCCCGGCGCCGTCGCGGCGCTCCCCCCGCAGAGCCGTGCCGCGCACCACCCCGAGGCGGAGCCGGAGGAGGCCCCGCCCGAGCCGGACGGGCCGCCCCCGGACGCGGTCGACGTCGAGACCGAGGCCCCCGAACCCGTGGAGCCGCTGCGCACCCGCACCGCGGACACCGGCGGCCCCTCCTCCGACCTGTTCCGTCAGTACCTGCGGGAGATCGGCCGCATCCCGCTGCTCACGGCGGCCGAGGAGGTCGAACTCGCCCGCCGGGTGGAGGCCGGTCTCTTCGCCGAGGAGAGGCTGCGGCTCGCCACCGACCTGGACAGCCAACTCGCCCTCGACCTCGACAAACTGGTCGTCATGGGCCGGATGGCCAAGCGCCGGCTGATCGAGGCGAACCTGCGGCTGGTGGTCTCGGTGGCGAAGCGCTACGTGGGCCGCGGCCTGACCATGCTCGACCTCGTCCAGGAAGGAAACCTGGGCCTGATCCGGGCCGTCGAGAAGTTCGACTACGCCCGCGGGTACAAGTTCTCCACGTACGCGACCTGGTGGATCAGGCAGGCCATGTCACGGGCGCTGGCCGACCAGGCCAGGACCATCCGGGTCCCCGTCCACGTCGTCGAGCTGATCAACCGGGTGGTCCGCGTGCAGCGCCGCATGCTGCAGGAACGCGGCTACGAACCCACGCCCGAGGAGGTCGCCGCCCACCTCGACCTCCCCAGCGAGCGGGTGAGCGAAGTGCTGCGCCTGGCCCAGGAGCCGGTGTCCCTGCACGCCCCCGTGGGCGAGGAGGACGACGTGGCGCTGGGCGACCTGATCGAGGACGGCGACGCGGCGTCGCCCGTCGAGTCCGCCGCGTTCCTCCTCCTGCGCGAGCACCTGGAGGCGGTCCTGTCCACGCTCGGCGAGCGGGAACGCAAGGTGGTGCAGCTCCGCTACGGTCTGGCGGACGGCCGCCCCCGCACCCTGGAGGAGATCGGCCGCATCTTCGGCGTGACACGCGAACGCATCCGCCAGATCGAGTCCAAGACCCTCAACAAACTGCGGGACCACGCCTTCGCGGACCAACTGCGCGGCTACCTCGACTGA
- a CDS encoding FGGY family carbohydrate kinase: MGIVAGLDSSPDFTRIVVCDTDTGAVLRQGYAPHPVESTEGGGRPSDVDPQAWLLSLGEAAGGGLLEGVQAIGVSAQQNGLVPLDAQGNTVRPALVGGDKRAQVAAADLIDALGGREAWAQAVGCVPQAAQPVTKLRWLSRTEPDAAQRTALLLQAHDWLVWQLLGRPMRRTTDRGGASGTGYWSAATGAYRPDLVDLALGHQATLPEVLGPSEAAGTTPEGLLISAGTGETMAAAFGLGIGLGDAVVSLGASGSVMAVHTEALADPSGMITSLADATGLHLPVVTTLNAVRTLRGATELLGLSDLESLSELAMKSTPGSHGLVLLPYLEGERTPNLPHTAGTLSGLRRESMRPEHLARAAFEGMLCGLADALDVLRGRGVDVRRVFLLGAAAELPAVQAAAPALFGAQVVVPQPADYAALGAARQAAWALGVSQGTLDPRLPPVWQGAVAQVLEPGEELAVGQAVRQQYVSVREQTHPGAFRA; encoded by the coding sequence ATGGGGATAGTCGCCGGGTTGGACAGTTCACCCGATTTCACTCGCATCGTCGTCTGCGACACGGACACGGGCGCCGTGCTCAGGCAGGGGTATGCGCCGCACCCGGTGGAGAGCACCGAGGGCGGCGGCCGGCCTTCCGACGTCGATCCGCAGGCGTGGCTGCTGTCCCTGGGCGAGGCCGCCGGCGGCGGCCTGCTCGAAGGCGTGCAGGCCATCGGCGTGTCGGCCCAGCAGAACGGGCTCGTCCCCCTGGACGCGCAGGGCAACACGGTGCGCCCCGCTCTCGTCGGCGGTGACAAGCGGGCCCAGGTGGCCGCCGCCGACCTGATCGACGCGCTCGGCGGGCGCGAGGCGTGGGCCCAGGCCGTGGGCTGCGTCCCCCAGGCCGCGCAGCCGGTGACGAAACTGCGCTGGCTGAGCAGGACCGAACCCGACGCGGCCCAGCGCACCGCCCTGCTGCTCCAGGCGCACGACTGGCTGGTGTGGCAGTTGCTCGGCCGCCCGATGCGCCGGACCACCGACCGCGGCGGGGCCTCCGGCACCGGCTACTGGTCGGCGGCGACCGGCGCCTACCGGCCGGATCTCGTCGATCTCGCGCTGGGCCACCAGGCCACGCTGCCCGAGGTGCTCGGCCCGTCCGAGGCCGCCGGCACCACCCCCGAGGGCCTGCTGATCTCGGCGGGCACCGGCGAGACGATGGCGGCGGCCTTCGGGCTCGGCATCGGGCTCGGGGACGCGGTCGTCTCCCTCGGCGCCTCCGGGTCCGTGATGGCCGTGCACACCGAGGCGCTCGCCGACCCCTCCGGCATGATCACCTCCCTGGCGGACGCGACCGGTCTCCATCTGCCGGTGGTGACGACCCTGAACGCCGTACGGACCCTGCGCGGCGCCACCGAACTCCTCGGCCTGTCCGACCTGGAGAGCCTGTCGGAGCTGGCGATGAAGTCCACGCCGGGCTCGCACGGACTGGTGCTGCTCCCCTATCTGGAGGGTGAGCGGACCCCGAACCTGCCCCACACGGCGGGCACGCTCTCCGGGCTGCGGCGCGAGTCGATGCGGCCCGAGCACCTGGCGCGGGCCGCCTTCGAGGGCATGCTGTGCGGGCTCGCGGACGCCCTCGACGTCCTGCGCGGGCGGGGCGTGGACGTCCGGCGTGTCTTCCTGCTCGGCGCCGCCGCGGAACTCCCGGCCGTACAGGCCGCGGCGCCCGCGCTGTTCGGCGCGCAGGTCGTCGTACCGCAGCCCGCGGACTACGCGGCGCTCGGTGCGGCCCGTCAGGCGGCCTGGGCACTCGGCGTGTCGCAGGGCACCCTCGACCCCCGGCTGCCACCCGTCTGGCAGGGTGCGGTCGCCCAGGTTCTGGAGCCCGGCGAGGAACTGGCGGTGGGCCAGGCCGTACGGCAGCAGTACGTCTCCGTACGGGAGCAGACGCATCCTGGGGCGTTTCGCGCCTAG
- a CDS encoding YtxH domain-containing protein: protein MRYRLTFVAGLAVGYVLGTRAGRERYEQLKKSARQLAQNPAVRNTAETAAQQGRQAAGKAYHAVSEKMGDHVPASVTQRVRSLRERNTNGAGEDDWGTTNT, encoded by the coding sequence ATGCGCTACCGGCTCACATTCGTCGCCGGACTGGCCGTGGGTTACGTGCTGGGCACACGCGCCGGGCGCGAGCGCTACGAGCAGCTGAAGAAGTCCGCGCGGCAGCTCGCGCAGAACCCCGCGGTGCGCAACACCGCCGAGACCGCCGCCCAGCAGGGGCGCCAGGCCGCGGGCAAGGCGTACCACGCGGTGAGCGAGAAGATGGGCGACCACGTGCCCGCCTCGGTGACCCAGCGGGTCCGCTCCCTGCGCGAACGGAACACCAACGGCGCCGGCGAGGACGACTGGGGCACGACCAACACCTGA
- a CDS encoding ABC transporter ATP-binding protein, whose translation MAGPMGRMMAGGGPDQRSLDFKGSGKRLLAQFKPERVTLYVMLCAVVLSVGLSVVGPKILGKATDLVFAGIIGRQMPAGSSKAEVLAGMRARGDGGMADMLSGTDFTPGKGIDFGAVGDVLLLALCTFLVAGLLMAVATRLVNRAVNKTVFHMREDLQAKLSRLPLSYFDKRQRGEVLSRATNDLDNIQQTLQQSMGQLVNSLLTIVGVLVMMFWVSWLLALVALVTVPISFFVATRIGKRSQPHFVQQWRVTGKLNAHIEEMYTGHTLVKVFGRQEESAAQFAEQNEELYEAGFKAQFNSGVMQPLMMFVSNLNYVLVAVVGGLRVASGSLSIGDVQAFIQYSRQFSMPLTQVASMANMVQSGVASAERVFELLDAEEQAADPVPAARPDELRGRVALQNVSFRYDPERPLIEDLSLKVEPGHTVAIVGPTGAGKTTLVNLLMRFYDVTGGRVTLDGVDIASMSRDELRSAIGMVLQDTWLFGGTIAENIAYGASRDVTRGEIEEAARAAHADRFVRTLPDGYDTVIDDEGSGVSAGEKQLITIARAFLSDPVILVLDEATSSVDTRTEVLIQKAMAKLAHGRTSFVIAHRLSTIRDADTILVMEDGSIVEQGAHAELLAAGGAYARLYQAQFAQAVAEVD comes from the coding sequence ATGGCCGGGCCCATGGGACGCATGATGGCCGGGGGCGGCCCCGATCAGCGCTCGCTGGACTTCAAGGGATCCGGTAAACGGCTCCTGGCGCAGTTCAAGCCCGAGCGCGTCACCCTGTACGTGATGCTGTGCGCGGTCGTGCTGAGCGTGGGGCTCTCGGTGGTCGGGCCGAAGATCCTCGGCAAGGCCACCGACCTGGTCTTCGCGGGGATCATCGGACGGCAGATGCCGGCCGGGTCCAGCAAGGCGGAGGTTCTCGCGGGCATGCGCGCGCGGGGCGACGGCGGCATGGCCGACATGCTCTCGGGAACCGACTTCACCCCGGGCAAGGGCATCGACTTCGGCGCGGTCGGCGACGTACTGCTGCTCGCGCTCTGTACGTTCCTGGTGGCCGGCCTGCTGATGGCGGTGGCCACACGCCTGGTGAACCGGGCCGTCAACAAGACCGTCTTCCACATGCGTGAGGACCTGCAGGCGAAGCTGTCGCGCCTGCCCCTCTCGTACTTCGACAAGCGGCAGCGCGGCGAGGTGCTCTCGCGGGCCACGAACGACCTCGACAACATCCAGCAGACGCTCCAGCAGTCGATGGGCCAACTGGTCAACTCGCTGCTGACCATCGTGGGTGTGCTCGTGATGATGTTCTGGGTGTCGTGGCTGCTGGCGCTCGTCGCGCTGGTCACCGTCCCGATCTCCTTCTTCGTCGCGACCCGCATCGGCAAGCGTTCGCAGCCGCACTTCGTGCAGCAGTGGCGCGTCACCGGCAAGCTCAACGCGCACATCGAGGAGATGTACACCGGGCACACGCTGGTGAAGGTGTTCGGACGCCAGGAGGAGTCGGCCGCTCAGTTCGCGGAGCAGAACGAGGAGCTCTACGAGGCGGGTTTCAAGGCGCAGTTCAACAGCGGGGTCATGCAGCCGCTGATGATGTTCGTGTCGAACCTGAACTACGTGCTGGTGGCGGTGGTCGGCGGACTGCGGGTCGCGTCGGGCTCGCTGTCGATCGGTGACGTGCAGGCCTTCATCCAGTACTCCCGGCAGTTCTCGATGCCGCTGACGCAGGTCGCGTCGATGGCGAACATGGTGCAGTCCGGGGTCGCGTCGGCGGAGCGTGTCTTCGAGCTGCTGGACGCGGAGGAGCAGGCGGCGGATCCCGTGCCGGCGGCCCGTCCGGACGAGTTGCGCGGGCGGGTGGCGCTGCAGAACGTGTCCTTCCGCTACGACCCCGAGAGGCCGCTCATCGAGGACCTCTCCCTGAAGGTGGAGCCCGGACACACGGTGGCCATCGTCGGCCCGACCGGCGCGGGCAAGACGACGCTGGTGAACCTGCTGATGCGCTTCTACGACGTCACGGGCGGCCGGGTCACGCTCGACGGCGTCGACATCGCGTCGATGTCCCGGGACGAACTGCGGTCCGCGATCGGCATGGTGCTCCAGGACACCTGGCTGTTCGGCGGCACGATCGCGGAGAACATCGCGTACGGGGCCTCGCGCGACGTGACCCGCGGGGAGATCGAGGAGGCGGCGCGGGCGGCTCACGCGGACCGGTTCGTCCGGACGCTGCCGGACGGCTACGACACCGTGATCGACGACGAGGGGAGCGGGGTCAGCGCGGGCGAGAAGCAGCTGATCACCATCGCACGCGCGTTCCTGTCCGATCCGGTGATCCTGGTGCTCGACGAGGCGACCAGCTCCGTCGACACCCGCACCGAGGTGCTGATCCAGAAGGCGATGGCGAAGCTCGCGCACGGGCGGACGTCGTTCGTGATCGCCCACCGGCTCTCCACGATCCGGGACGCGGACACCATCCTCGTCATGGAGGACGGGTCGATCGTGGAGCAGGGGGCGCACGCGGAACTGCTCGCGGCCGGTGGGGCCTACGCGCGGCTGTACCAGGCGCAGTTCGCCCAGGCGGTGGCCGAGGTCGACTAG